In Homo sapiens chromosome 8, GRCh38.p14 Primary Assembly, the genomic window CATTAGTGCACTGCTCCTCTGCTAGACCGATAGCAACAATTTTAGAGAATAGATGCTACGTAATGGTTGTTAGCACCTATAGTGAAAAATCACTAGCTTAATAGAGCAAGCAGGTTTGCTATTTAGGTGCTAACTTGATCTAAATACATTATAGTATTACTGGATATCAATTTTACTAAAACTCAATCATATTCTCCTCtcatttgtgaaaaagaaaattgaacttTTATCTATATATAGAAGGCAGTATATCATAGCGGAAAGAGTACGGAACCAGGATAGAGACATCCAAGCACATGGATAGTGTCCCTTCATTTCCCAGGACCTCACTCCCTGAAGTTGGTGGTGGGGGGAAGGAAGATGATTATGATGATAGTTGCCCTCCTATTTCATAAGGTTTTCCAATGAGATGATGTACAGTATAGTGCTTTGGACCATCATATATGTGGCCCATTGTTGACCAAAACGTCATTaagcagcacatgactgtatttattATTCTGGAATCCAGGAGGGATTCTTTCTGCCTGCTAACAGGAAAAATCCAGCCAGGACACACTGTATCATACATCATAAATGtttagagaggagagaaaaaaaaacagaattcaggttcgtgttggaaaaaaaaaagaaaagagtgacaATTAATTATTGAGAGAAAAAGGGATAAACAGAAGaataattccagccctttggcaAAAGGGTAAGATTCTttactaaatatggaaaaagaaCATTTATGGTAAGTATAACCAAGGAACTTTAAAGTTCTTCTCCTACATCCCAGCCaccaaaacaccaccaccacttcTGTTCTGAGAAGAGAACTAAGAGTCTGAGTCAGTCTGAGTGGTCTGAGGTACCTGAAGACCAACTAACTCTATTTTATACTTAACCAGAAGTTACGTTAAATAgccaaattattttaagtttgttCATATATTAACATTCAATATTTGGAATATACTTACTTTCCACCTTCCAGATAAAACATGTTAACATGTTCATATatgaacatgttttgaaatatcagTCATCTCAACAGCACTGTTAAAGTGAAAAAGATCAGCTGATACTCACGGTGTTTCCAGCATGACTCTGCATACACTAGCCATTGTGCTTAAACAATCTGTGGTATTTTCTATTGGTAAATTTTTATTCTGTAGAAGTAtatgaagaacaaaaaaagtaaaagtaacaaACGTTATTACTTaagcacaatttaaaatttagcgtaatatgaaaaattagcaaCTTTAAAACCTGGTTCCTACTcctaattttctaaataatgcACTAGACTCTAAGCAACTGTTCCAAGCACTGGGGATACAGCTATGAGCAAGACAGCGAAGGCAGGACTCTTCTGAAAGGCACCTGCATTCCAGCAATGTAAGAACAACTGCAACAATGCAGACAGGGGGTCAAAGGTGTAGAGTTTTATAGGCTATGAAATAGTTGGATTTTATCCTAAGGGTACTAGGAAGTCACTGGGAACATTTTacatggaggagggagggaacatGGTTTATGTTTTAAGATTACTTGGTTGCTCTATGGAGAAAGGACTATATTGGGGCAAGAGTGGAGGAAGTAAGAATGGTCAGGACACGAATGCAGTAATCCAGATGAGAAGTCTGATGTGGCTGGTGGCAAGAAAGCAACTTAAGTTTTCAGAATCATGATATATTAGTATTTTGGAGGGAAAGCCAATGAGACTGTTTGATGGAATACATGTAGGGAGTGAGGTATAGAAAGGAATTTAGGatgatggccaggcgcggtggctcatgcctataattccagcactttgggaggcggaggcaggcggatcacctgaggtcgggagttcgagaccagcctgaccaacatgcagaaaccccatctctactaaaaatacaaaattagccgggcgtggtggcacatgcctgtaaccccagctactagggaggctgaggcaggagaatcgcttgaacccgggaggcggagtttgtggtgagctgagatcacgccattgcactccagcctgggcaacaagagtgaaactctgtctcaaaaaaaaaagaaaggaatttaggATGACATAAGTTGTAAGTTTTTGCCTGCACTGGTACTGTTAATTGAGAAAGCAAAAACTAAAGAAAGGGCAGGGTTAGAAAACGCAACCCAGAGTTTGGTTTGGCCATGCCATCAGCTATCACTGAGGTTTCCACCATCCCTCCAGAGAAACTGCAAATACGTGGACAGGTGTGCACATGTGGGCCTCAGAAAAAAGTCAGGACTCAACACATACATCTGGGAGTCTGTTGGTTTCAAGATGGTATTTAATGTCTTGGGCTTGCTGACATCACGTCTGCCAACAGGGGCATAAATAACAACACAGAGTACCTGCCTAGGCAATGCTTACCTCTGATACAAATTTTGTTGTGGCATCACTCAAGGTTTTCAGCATTGGAGTTGCCTCAGCATAAAACAAAGACATTCGATTTGCCAATTcattatttacttcattttctccttctgcCTGTGGGGAAGGTAAAAGCACTGGATGTTAGTTCAcaaattattacatataataacaATTATACAAGGACCCAGGCAGGGTGCCTGCCTCAATTACATTTTAGACTCTCATGTATCGATAATactcaaatattctttttaaaaaaaagttattttttttaaaaaaagattaacctcttcaaaaatattttaaatgatattaaagaatttaaataaaacctTGATGAACTGTCTACTACATACAAGAGATTCTAAATGTTATGGAGGAcagaaaaatgattataaaattgtACCGTCCTCCATTATGAACAATAAGTATCCATACAACATCCATGGTAAGATTCTAACAGGTGATAACACAAAAAGGGAGTCAGAGAACATTAAGTTGGAACAGAAGAAACTAAGGAGAAGAGTTATCCTTTTGCAGGTCATATTGGGCAGGTAAACAAGGTATTCCAATCTGGCAGGGGAAAGAGTATGTTTTCAAATGACTCCCTAAAGAGTAATTCAGCATATTCAGTGTAATAAGGGGCTGCAACCAACGAAAGATACAGGTTGGGGTCAGACTGTATAGTGCCATAAATGCTAGCTTAAgttcatatttttcttccatgTGGAATGGGGAGCCATTCAGTGTGTTAGATGAAAGGAATGACAACTAAGTCAGTTTCCTAAAGAAAATTAACTGATAATCGTGGGCAGATTGTACCAAAATGGAAAAAGACTTGTAGGTCCGAAAATGAGTTATGCTGTGCAGAGTGACTGCCAGAAAGAGTGGGAATTAGGCTCTCTGTTGGAAcagtgggaggaggagatggaaagGGGGATGGAGAAGACATTTCAGAGATATTTCACTTGAAAAAAATTGGATTTTACCTGTAATTATTGAGGGTAAAAGGGAGAACCAAGATGACTAATGTCTTTAGCCTTAAGTGATGGCAAGGATGGGTATAGTATAGGATTGGCtgctttgctttttgcttttatcttattttacatGGTAGGTATGAAAAAGACAGATGTTAAGGTCAGTCTCACACGAGGAACTGGTCTATGCAAAAATCAAATTGATGCAAATTACAGATGTTTCATAAAGAGGAATCTTTTCCTCCAACTCAGTGCCTTAGTGCAAGtgcttcctaaaatattttttcaaggaaaaagaaaatgaatgatagtctttgatatatatattttaaatatcttatgcCACTTATTACTCCTTACATAGTTACAGTATTTCTCTATTAAACTATCTATTTGAAACAAGGGTTGatctttgaaatttttcagaCCAATTATAAGGTTCtcagaaacacagagaacaaGTTAATATTTTCTTCCGCTCTAGTTTTACTTATGGTATTTAGTTCCTTGGAGGTAGAAAAGAGTAATAAACAGCTTAAGAGGAGGATGGTAAGAAGTTAAGAGACCTAAAGAAGCCAGAAGAAATGCTATACTAGCCAAGGAGCAGGCACAAAGCCATTTTCTCAAACAGCTATATCAGGCACAGATGTGTTAACAGGCCATGACCTCACTATCACCTCTTGCCAGCATTAACCATTAATTTCTTGGAGGAAAACGGACTTGGGTTCAAGATTTCTCTCCAAGAAATTAACCCACGTCAATTTCTCTCCAAGACTCTTCCATTCTAAGAATATAGAGACAAAAAACTCGTAACTATGAATTCACAGAATTTCTGTACAGTTAAAATGAGAGTACATCGCGAAATTTTATAAGGATCAACGTTATACAGATAAGCAATTTTGTTGAAGTAGTTGTGGGAATTTAAGAGACTGTGAAGAAAAACAGGTAAACACCATATGGTTTGTTACAGTTTGCTTTTCCTCCTACAGCTATGGCTGCCCATAATTACTAACTTTATTACTAGCTTTAACACTatctgaatgaacaaacaaaataataaaatgaacaggCTGAGCACTAAGTTACTCTTACCATCCCCCTAATTCAAAGCATTAACTTACCGGTACATTGTTAATCCTCATACGACTCAATGTTCTTCTATAATAGCTGAAATCATTCTGTATGGCAGGATTTGTCATCTGAAGAAGACAGttgtggaaaaaaaatgttatgtaCTAAATGCTAATGTAAAAAAACTAAGTAAAAAATCTTTAGTTTTAATTAGTATAAAACATTCCATAATTCATAGTATCATTTTAAGAACTAGCACTGGTATAATCCAAGGTGGCTTATAACTGTATTTAGTCCTTACTGAACATATAAAACGAAAGACCACAGGCAGTatactttcccttttcttttcagttAATTTCAGGTAATGTACTAAAAGCTTGTttatcaaataaacaaaaacaaaaaggactgTTTAGGCACTTGTTTTTAGTTATTACGATAAAAGTATGTAGGTATGGTCAACAGAGCAATCCTCAAACTAGAATTTTACATACAAATCTGACTGTGATACAACTATAAAATGCTGAAGTTTGGAATCCAGCTCTTCCATTTTCTAGACAGGGTACCAGAGGCCCTGAAAAATCAAAGGACGTGCCCAACGTCTCATGACTAGGGTTACTGTGGCAGAGTATAAACTGGAACTCAGGTCTCTTGATATGAGACCTAGTGCTTATTCCTttacattcattctttttaacaacAAGGTATTTATAGTTCCAAACACTATAAACAAtgacagaggaaaaaagaaacagaaagaaaggaagaaagcgggaaaggaggaagggagaaaaaagaaattttagcaacattttaatataaaagaatgTTGAAAAACGGGGGTAGAGGGTgtgagcagaaaagaaaaagtattagaaaaaaagCTCAACCTTTTGTTTCGgagattaatttttaaacaaggtTAAATGAAGACTGCTGAgacatgtggatcacctgaggtcaggagttcgagatcagcctggccaacatggtgaaaccccgtctctactaaaaatacaaaaattagccaggcgtggtggcacatgcctgtaatcccagctacttgggaggttgaggtgggagaatcacttgagcccaggagggagaggttgcagtgagctgagatcacgccactgcactctaccctgagtgacaaagcaaggctctgcctcaaaaaaaaaaaaaaaagattgagaccGAATACTCAGTAATTTGCTCTTTGCCATGTATCAAAAGACCCGTCATTAATTTCTAAATCCagctttgcatttttattaaggTCTAGCAGAcatcatttaaatacattttaacaatgtttccCGGCTCTTCCTCCTAGTACTCATTAAAAGATTCATGATTTTCGTAACAATCAGGGCCAATAGATAATTCTACCTTGAGTTCATCAAACCGGAGTGTGAAATGAAGAATTTCTGCAAACTGTTTAGCAAGAGCCTGCTCTCGCTCTAGATGCTGGGTGGGAGAATATGGGGTACTTGTTAAGGCTCCCAGAAGACCTCTTAATGCtgcttctaaagaaaaaaattgaaaaaaacattAAGTTGTTTGTATCTGTGtgatatttgtttattaaaaagtgaacaatTCATAAATGTTAATTCCCAGAAAAgttctctttaaaaaacagatgATCTAAACATAATAAAACTAATTAAGAAGTTTAAATGTTGCCATTGCTAATGTACTACACACATTCTGAATACTATTTAACAGAATAAAAACCTTAAACGGACTAATTCAAGGGTTTATAATTCTGTAAACCCAGATTGAAAATAGTGCAGAAGTGAATTTGAATTCAACACCAAAGGGCAAGTTTTATATTACTTTAATCACTTCACACAGTGTGGAATTTGGTTTTATGAAATGGTAACTATTATCTACAGCTGAGTAACTTTCTTCAATGGCACTGTGTCCACACTGTCTGTATATGCCTATGAATCAATTACCAATTTCTCATACTTTGAATACATCCTTTATTTATAACCACAAACTGTTTGCTTTCAGCTACTAAAGAGAACAAAATATGTGGTTCAATAAGCTTCTTGTCTTAGAACTTGACATTTCAAGACTACAATATAAATATTCTAATTCATTATGTGAGCAAAATGGTCCCTTTGAAATAAGTGCTACTTTTGGGATGCCAGGCTAATAAATACCATGTTTGATAATGGAAATACtaaatactaatactaatattaaatactaaatactaatatttcatttcaatatttcaaaaagcCATAGAAATCAAATGAATTCAGTTACAGATCACAGAACTGGAAAATGCTGCTAGATTCTGGTCAGAGAAAATAAGAGCTTACAGAGTTAAACTATGATCTGATGTTAATAAATGTCAGATTAACAAACAAATattaatgataaatttaaaactttatgtcAGGTCATCAGCCCGTAACTTTAAAAAAACCCCAGTTTTCCTATTTATGAAGATTTACGTATGAGTCAACATCTACTGTACACTGAATATAGTCTCCCATTTGATTTTTACCATCAACTATGACATGGTCATTCCAGATGGATCAAATgagtttcaaagaacttagagCCCAAAGTTATAGCTAGTAAATGCTAGGtatttctgactccaaagccctaTTCTTTCTACCACAATAAACTGTCTCTGAAATAAAGCAACATTGTACGTAGCCTCTGTAACTTTATAAAACATTAACCTCCTGATTACTACCAATAGTACCAATTACTTCTGTAACCCTACAAAACATTAATCTACTGATTAAAAACAATAGTAGGTACTTCCTGTGTGTCTGTCAGATACCAGGTACTGAACTATTTCTTCACAGACATTATTTCTCATCCATGTAATAACTCTAAATGACAgctattatccttttttttccaGTAAGTCTGAAAATGTACTGACTGgctactctgtgccaagcactgggaAAATGGATGTAGACAGACAtgctccctgtgcccatatggaGCCTTATTATATAGAGAGAAGACAGACAAATGATTACAGCTGTGATATGTGCTGAAAATAAGTACAGTGGAAAGGTATAAAAATAAGACCTCACCTAATGGAAGGCCCAGGAAAAGATCTCCCTGAATAAATGACTCCTGGACTGAGACTGAAGTATGTAGTAAGGATGAACATGAGTTTGCAGACAGAAAGGCAGGAAGCCAGACCCTGAACTGAGAAGAGCATGACATACTTGAGGAACTGCAACACCACCAATATAGGAGCACAGAGGGCAAGGAGGAGGGTAACCAGGACTAAGATGATTCATACACATGTAATTTGTGGACCACATTAAGTACTCGGGCTTTGGCATCCTAATGTCCCTAGAGAAATCATCTAAGCAGAGGAGTGGCGTCAGCAGATTCgcattttaaaatgctacttCATTTGCAGTGTGGAGCATGGACTATAGGGGTATGGATGGTGTATCAAGGTGTAACAGTGGATGTGAAGAAGATCAATTAAAAGTCAAACATTTtgggttatattttaaaaatggtttactTCTCCCAAGATTCATTCTTTCTGTTGGTGTTAACTGGAAAACTAAGTAAGAGAGACACcgaacagaaaaaaacatttttacaaaatattattatagtctgttaaagaaaaaaagaaaaatgcatctgCCTAGACTTTATCAAGTCTCAGGGTTAATTTCAGCATTCCAAGTTCTCTACCACTTTTGGGACTGGAGTCAGGTCGCTTGACTAAGTTGGGATGGTCAGTGACCAGTAGTTGCAGAACTTTTGTCTATGAATGGCTGAGGCCCTCCATGGTAGATCTATGTTGAAAGGGAAGCTCAAGATGATAAATCTGCTAATCTGCCTTTGAAGCAGCTAGATCAGCCTCACCCTGCAGGCCTGTGCTGGCACAAGTCAGTCCTACTAGCCTACAATGCTCTGTCTCAAGAGAGAAACTGGAGACAATCCCACAGAAAATGTCCCAGAGGTCTCTGGATGagttggagagaaagagaggacaaAGAAAAGATGCCTGGGATTGGACTCAGATGAAGCTCCTAAAACAAAACCATgagattatgattttttaaaaagcagatgacCAGGAGAAAATTAATAGTCTATTAAGCCCTAAGTTCTGGAAGAACCAAAGGAAGCTGGCAGATGAGTGCAGGAGCCAAAACCACAGAAGGAGGTTGCAAGGAAAAGACAACTAGAAGGAATGATAAAGATGACAAATCAGTCCACAAGCTAGGACAGGGAAGAATAACTAGTTGATTAGGAAGAGGAGGCCCCTGGGGAGAGTTTCCCTATAGAGACAACAGTCGTTTATTCTCATCAACTGCCATCTATCTACTCTCAAACTCTCAGAAGAGAACCTGAGGACATGGATTCTAAAGGATTTAAGACAACCAAGAGTCATGACCACAATTAACGGTGGGCATTTGGggcctttaaaatacattttgataaattCTGCCCAGTGAAACGAAGCTAACATGTTGAAGGGACTTATTATGACCCTTGGAGGCAGTCCCTAATGTAAGCCCCTAAAGCATGAGCAAGACTGAGGGGAGACAAAGCAGTTTGTCCTACTACCTGACCATACAACCTTCCCTTAGGTATCTGCCTCAACAGGAGGGGCTCCAAGGCCTCAGAACAAAACAAGCAAGTACAGAACAAGCAAGTATGGCAAGTTTActgtagggtccagccccacagggtcggtgggtttCTCCCCGTGTGCAGAgacgagagagtgtagaaataaagacacaagacaaagataaaagaaaagacagctgggcccgggggaccactaccaccaagacgcagagaccggtagtggccccgaatgctaggctgcactgatatttattggatacaagacgaAGGGGCAGGAtaaggagtgtgagccatctccaatgatagggaAGGCCACATGGGTCacatgtccactggacagggggcccttccctgcctggcagccaaggcagagagagagaggagaaagagcgAAACAGCTTACATTATTATTTCTGCTTATCAgggacttttagtactttcactaatttgctactgCTAACTAAacggcagagccaggtgtacaagATGGAACATAAAGGCGGACTAGGAGCGCGACCACTGAAGCtcagcatcacagggagatggttaggcctccggataactgcaGGTGGGCCTGActaatgtcaggccctccacaggaggtggaggagcagagtcttctctaaactcccccggggaaagggagactccctttcccagtctgctaagtagcgggtgtttttccttgacactgaggCTACCGCTAGACCACAGTCCGCTTGGCAACGGCCATCTTCCCAGACGCTGGTGTCACCGCTAGACTAAGGAGGCCTCTGGTGGCCCTGcctgggcataacagaaggctcgcactcttgtcttctggtcactcctcactatgtcccctcagctcctatctctgtatggcctggcttttcctaggttatgattatagagcgaggattattataatattggaataaagagtaattgtaccaattaatgattaatgatattcatatgtaatcatatctaagatctatatctggtataactattcttgtttcatattttattatactggaacaactcgtgtcctcggtctcttgcctcggcacctgggtggcttgccgcccacattTACCAGGGCAGTGTAGTTAAACCCTGTCAGCAAAACTGAGTATCTTCAAATTAAGCAGGTAATCCTTGCCCTGTCCCATTGTAAGTATGCAAACTGGCAAGGGATCAGGGTCCTTCTTCTGAAGTATAACCCATGGTGTATCTGTAGTGCTCAGGCCAAGAAACCTTCTCCTTAGAACTGCAAGATTCTGAAGGATCATGTGTGTCTTCATAGTTGCATGCTGCTCCATGGTGCTGTTTGTGCTGGAATAGCACCCATGATGGGACACACACCACGAGACCGATTAATTCCCATGGTAAAAATATAACACTTAAGTCCAACTAGTTTGGCCTATTTTACAATTATTCTTTGTGTATTGGGATATGCTAAAAGACCAAGATGAGCTTGAATAGCATCTGAGCACCATCAAAAGCAATTTAACTATAAATGCAGCCAGAAACCAGCGTAAGAAAAGCTGTATATAGTAGAGAAGACAACCAAGACAGAAAACCTAGGCTGATTGGGTTATAAAGTGCAAAGCTACAAACTATAGAGACTCTTGattgaaagacaaatactgtaaaaTAACTAATActaaaattgggaaaataaattacaattctTATTTCcagtaagaaaaagataatttatacAATATTTCTATCCAAACTACTGTCTGTCTTAACATTACATTTAACAGGCTGTACTGCATCTAAAGGAAAAACAGCAActgtcttacttttttttaagaacataggcatttttaaaaaatggaacttCAACTTCAGAAGTTacaaatacaaatggccaaatagcaaatataaatatagtaaGATATTAAAAAACATGAAGCAATAAAAACTTATTACAAACTAGAAAGCACAAGTCCTAACtaatggaggcagagatggttTGCCATGTGGTTCTGGCTCTCTAACATGCAGATCAATTATTGCTAGTTGgaggcttaaagaaaaaaaaaaaaaaaaccatacagtGACCAAGTGTTAAACCTGGCAACTAAgtagaaattttcaaaattatgtggGCCAGACAAATCACATCTCTCAAGTCTAAATTTAGCTTTTGGGTCCCCAGTTTGACTTCAGTCTTACAGTATATACCCCCTGGTTTCTGgcttatgtatttaaaaaacaatcacagTATGATTTTCTTATGATTAATTTGTAAtgtttatacatttcaaaaattcaaACTATATGGAAGTACGTGTTTTAACTACATTCAAATCGTCCTAATTTCTGACACACATCTATACTATTCCTCTCCTGTGTCTATTCACTGTACAAAATAAAGTGCTTCACATTTACAACTTTAAAATCAAACAAAGAGCTAACTGGCTAAATCTTAcctgctctgcctcctcctcctccaataAAGGGAGTTCCAATTTTGCTTACTCATATTGAAGACACAATTCTGACCTTTGAATAATTTTTCCCAAGCAAGGGAAAAAGCAAACTGTTTTGAACTCTTTTTGCTTTAATAACTCCCTAGACAACTTTGGGTATATCATtagctttctatttctttctttcttttttgagacagggtctcactttgtcgcccaggctggagtgcagtggtgtgatcacagctactgcagccttgacctcctggactcaggtgatcctcccacctcagcctccagagtagatgagaccacaagcatgtgccaccacactcagcttatttttgtttgtttgttgttttttttttttttgagacgggattttgccatgttgcccaggctggtctcgaactcctgagctcaagcaatctcccaacctcagcctccaagtgttgggattacagaaatgagcaagcacacccagcctatttctcATCTTCTACAGTTTTAGATACATGAATTAAGCGTAACCagtaaaaatttcaagaaaacctctttgatttctttggaTGCTAAAGGGTCCTATTATGAGAAATCACTTGGTAGAATCTCTCTCCATCGCTACAGTAAGTCCTTTTCCCATATATGGGAAAGTAATCCTCAGGCCCTTGGTTAGTCAAACTTTTGTGttcttaaaatcatttaaaatcaaTGCTCAGATTCATGTATGTAAAACGACAGATGATGAGGAAAATAACTTGTGGACAAAAATGGTCTAAATGAATTAAAAGGCCAGGGTTGAAAGAAGATTAACTATAATCTTACAGTCTAACAAGCTTGCTTTACTTATAAAACAGATACTAAGCCAAATTCAGCATTATGAACATAAAAAAACTCTAAACTTCTGGAATGAATAAACATCTTTTTCACTAGGGAAGTCACAATTACAAAACTTTCAACTTACCTAACCTCTGAGAAAATTCGtaaaatttctttaatttgcCTACTAGTGGAACAACTGCACCCCATGCCTTCTCTTGCAACTTCTCATCTGCTGGATGCTGGATTGCCTTCAAAatccaaagaataaaaatagttagagttaaaaaaaaaaaaaggttcatttttacattaaaatgtagGCTTTAGCAAACATAGGAAACACTGGTATAATccataaaatatagaatattgaATCTAGGagtgttgaatatttttttttttgagagagcgtctcactctgttgcccaggctgaagtgcagtggcgtgatctcggctctctacaacctctgcctcccaggttcaagtgattctcctgcctcagcctcccaagtagctgggactacaggcacgcgccaccacacccagctgaatttttttatttttagtagagatggggtttcgccatgttggccaggctggtctcgaactcctgacctcaggtgatccacccaccttggcctcccaaagtgctgggattataggcgtgagccaccacgcacggctgaGTGTTGAATATTCTATATTGAGTGCTAAGGGTGAGTCTTCTCAACTCCACAGACACTCCATAGGAGTGCTAAGAGTGGGTCTTCTCAGCTCCATAGATACTTCAACCTTAGTTAGATACATAACTAACATAATACATTCTTAGTTATCCTTGCAATAGATATGaacataatgaaaatttaaaaatgatccaatatgtttgttaaatattttatgccTTGGTGCCCAGCagatccacaaaaaaaaatattgcatatGTTTCCCATATCACAGAGTCTCTTAGTATTTCTTTGTCAAAGAATTATTTtagcagtagaaaagaaaactcaaaaagtAAGACAATAAGATGCCAACTCTGGGAACAGGCTAAGAAATTTCCAATAATTAAAATTCCAGGGTCTAAACTAGCATTAAGAAAACTACCTACGACTTAAGAACCTAAA contains:
- the CYRIB gene encoding CYFIP-related Rac1 interactor B isoform 1 (isoform 1 is encoded by transcript variant 20), coding for MGNLLKVLTCTDLEQGPNFFLDFENAQPTESEKEIYNQVNVVLKDAEGILEDLQSYRGAGHEIREAIQHPADEKLQEKAWGAVVPLVGKLKKFYEFSQRLEAALRGLLGALTSTPYSPTQHLEREQALAKQFAEILHFTLRFDELKMTNPAIQNDFSYYRRTLSRMRINNVPAEGENEVNNELANRMSLFYAEATPMLKTLSDATTKFVSENKNLPIENTTDCLSTMASVCRVMLETPEYRSRFTNEETVSFCLRVMVGVIILYDHVHPVGAFAKTSKIDMKGCIKVLKDQPPNSVEGLLNALRYTTKHLNDETTSKQIKSMLQ
- the CYRIB gene encoding CYFIP-related Rac1 interactor B isoform 2 (isoform 2 is encoded by transcript variant 50) → MTNPAIQNDFSYYRRTLSRMRINNVPAEGENEVNNELANRMSLFYAEATPMLKTLSDATTKFVSENKNLPIENTTDCLSTMASVCRVMLETPEYRSRFTNEETVSFCLRVMVGVIILYDHVHPVGAFAKTSKIDMKGCIKVLKDQPPNSVEGLLNALRYTTKHLNDETTSKQIKSMLQ
- the CYRIB gene encoding CYFIP-related Rac1 interactor B isoform 3 (isoform 3 is encoded by transcript variant 76); translation: MGNLIKVLTRDIDHNAAHFFLDFENAQPTESEKEIYNQVNVVLKDAEGILEDLQSYRGAGHEIREAIQHPADEKLQEKAWGAVVPLVGKLKKFYEFSQRLEAALRGLLGALTSTPYSPTQHLEREQALAKQFAEILHFTLRFDELKMTNPAIQNDFSYYRRTLSRMRINNVPAEGENEVNNELANRMSLFYAEATPMLKTLSDATTKFVSENKNLPIENTTDCLSTMASVCRVMLETPEYRSRFTNEETVSFCLRVMVGVIILYDHVHPVGAFAKTSKIDMKGCIKVLKDQPPNSVEGLLNALRYTTKHLNDETTSKQIKSMLQ
- the CYRIB gene encoding CYFIP-related Rac1 interactor B isoform 4 (isoform 4 is encoded by transcript variant 78), whose translation is MMDSLSFHCHKACLLGNAQPTESEKEIYNQVNVVLKDAEGILEDLQSYRGAGHEIREAIQHPADEKLQEKAWGAVVPLVGKLKKFYEFSQRLEAALRGLLGALTSTPYSPTQHLEREQALAKQFAEILHFTLRFDELKMTNPAIQNDFSYYRRTLSRMRINNVPAEGENEVNNELANRMSLFYAEATPMLKTLSDATTKFVSENKNLPIENTTDCLSTMASVCRVMLETPEYRSRFTNEETVSFCLRVMVGVIILYDHVHPVGAFAKTSKIDMKGCIKVLKDQPPNSVEGLLNALRYTTKHLNDETTSKQIKSMLQ